A genomic window from Purpureocillium takamizusanense chromosome 2, complete sequence includes:
- the SCS7_1 gene encoding 4-hydroxysphinganine ceramide fatty acyl 2-hydroxylase (BUSCO:EOG09263KDI~EggNog:ENOG503NV5W~TransMembrane:4 (i198-216o222-240i282-300o306-325i)~COG:I) encodes MPSRTLPTFTRAEVESHASAASCFVAIGTKVYDVTDFVDDHPGGGDLLLQYAGKDVGDILKGPTSHPHSEAAHDVLDELLAGLMVPEKAVGANSFAHPKAEANGALNGSVATEPSTFYVHPRTGMSCEEDLSRETDISQDYRKYKFLDLNRPLFLQVWNGRFSKEFYMDQVHRPRHYKGGDSAPLFGNFLEPLTKTPWWMVPTIWLPCVCYGVYLANQGHESPLITAAYWVFGVLLWTLIEYCMHRFLFHIDDYLPDNRVGITAHFLLHGIHHYLPMDKYRLVMPPVLFVVLATPFWKLYQFVFAYNWYVGTAVYCGSVFGYICYDLTHYFLHHENPSLWFGRLKKYHLQHHFLDYDLGFGVTSKFWDTIFSTELQPSIKTK; translated from the exons ATGCCATCCCGAACGCTGCCGACGTTTACTCGCGCCGAGGTGGAATCGCACGCGTCCGCCGCATCGTGCTTCGTTGCCATCGGCACTAAGGTGTACGATGTGACGGATTTTGTCGACGATCAtcctggcggtggcgacttgctgctgcagtaTGCCGGCAAGGATGTCGGGGACATCTTGAAGGGCCCGACTTCACATCCGCATTCGGAGGCCGCGCACGATGTTTTGGATGAATTGCTAGCCGGTCTTATGGTCCCAGAAAAGGCTGTGGGCGCCAACAGCTTCGCGCATCCtaaggccgaggccaacggcGCGTTGAACGGCTCTGTGGCCACCGAACCGTCCACATTCTATGTCCACCCTCGAACTGGTATGTCCTGCGAAGAGGATTTGAGCAGGGAGACGGATATCTCCCAGGACTACAGGAAATACAAGTTCCTGGATCTCAACCGGCCACTCTTCCTCCAGGTCTGGAACGGCCGCTTCAGCAAAGAGTTTTACATGGACCAGGTCCATCGCCCACGACATTACAAGGGTGGTGACTCGGCCCCGTTGTTTGGAAACTTCCTCGAGCCGCTCACCAAGACTCCATGGTGGATGGTGCCGACCATTTGGCTGCCGTGCGTCTGCTACGGAGTCTATCTGGCAAACCAAGGCCACGAGAGTCCCCTCATCACTGCCGCCTACTGGGTGTTTGGTGTGCTCCTGTGGACATTAATCGAATACTGCATGCACAGATTCCTCTTCCATATCGATGA CTATCTGCCCGACAACAGGGTCGGCATCACCGCGCACTTCTTGCTCCACGGCATCCACCACTATTTGCCCATGGACAAGTACCGTCTAGTCATGCCGCCTGTGCTTTTCGTTGTGTTGGCTACTCCCTTCTGGAAGCTATACCAGTTCGTCTTCGCGTATAACTGGTACGTGGGCACTGCCGTGTACTGCGGCAGCGTCTTTGGCTACATCTGCTACGACTTGACCCATTACTTCCTGCATCACGAGAATCCCTCGCTGTGGTTCGGGCGGCTGAAGAAGTACCATCTCCAGCATCACTTCCTCGATTACGACCTCGGCTTTGGCGTCACCAGCAAGTTCTGGGACACAATCTTTAGCACAGAGCTGCAGCCCTCCATCAAGACCAAATGA
- a CDS encoding uncharacterized protein (EggNog:ENOG503PH7I), which produces MAPSTEGRYAQITTPRAWITIRYSPFQAMSASQQRQALPGLDRKPLDSQKYVGGDMSMMAFLQPCAAPVRFANPDEHHVKGLNAETLAKIQLPSPQWLLTPDYAPIADGSGTTPPSVFFSLNISLYNQQIDASEWADQWFFMTGRVHPFALAWELERRDGLESDEDKVDEYTIPVFVVRDHSFQPVSPRLLCSSTSTPSMMPIVSFTGPVIGAGLDRLHENIASAFDEAQLKCCGFVQLSTFLCPGTPDKTPFRGFHPFQVFVMFPVHANPWTSLCKKMVERRDSQFQPGAPFTCTGKVAGLLAHGLMRQPPAFEQDYVFIVVPDTWTFLDKTAFNHPLASKASPTTPKRPVGTVSEYDDAMARFTSTRKRNPPPSGTAPATPVSLAPTSASGSNKRRSPSPTQTPSKRPRLSPISSTIVAACDTDDSVSQDSYDGVDGPSVGPPATQNVPDSASSKTSTSDPSRPQRVRQPPKKFQGPARITEGQDHGNKPLSQKK; this is translated from the exons ATGGCCCCCAGCACCGAAGGCCGCTATGCCCAGATCACGACTCCACGAGCCTGGATCACCATTCGCTACTCTCCGTTTCAAGCAATGTCCGCCTCTCAACAGCGACAGGCCCTCCCCGGCCTCGACCGAAAACCTCTAGACAGTCAGAAATATGTTGGAGGAGACATGTCCATGATGGCCTTCCTCCAACCTTGTGCTGCTCCGGTCAGGTTCGCCAACCCCGATGAACATCATGTGAAGGGCCTCAATGCCGAGACCCTCGCCAAAATCCAGTTGCCCAGTCCCCAGTGGCTTTTGACCCCAGACTACGCCCCGATCGCAGACGGCTCCGGGACGACTCCACCGTCTGTCTTTTTCAGTTTGAACATCTCATTGTACAACCAACAGATTGATGCTTCCGAGTGGGCTGACCAGTGGTTTTTCATGACCGGCCGTGTCCATCCTTTTGCCCTCGCGTGGGAGCTTGAGAGGCGTGATGGTCTCGAGTCGGACGAAGACAAGGTCGACGAGTACACCATACCTGTCTTCGTTGTGCGCGATCACAGTTTCCAGCC AGTATCCCCTCGCCTTCTCTGCTCATCAACCTCAACCCCCTCCATGATGCCGATTGTCTCCTTCACCGGCcccgtcatcggcgccggcctggacCGCCTTCACGAGAACATCGCCTCCGCTTTCGACGAAGCGCAACTCAAATGCTGTGGGTTCGTGCAGCTATCAACGTTTTTATGCCCCGGGACACCCGACAAAACGCCGTTCAGAGGATTCCATCCCTTCCAAGTCTTTGTCATGTTTCCTGTTCATGCCAATCCCTGGACCTCACTCTGCAAGAAGATGGTAGAGAGACGTGACTCCCAGTTCCAGCCAGGCGCGCCATTCACGTGCACAGGAAAGGTGGCCGGGCTGCTAGCCCACGGCTTGATGCGGCAGCCTCCGGCCTTCGAGCAGGACTACGTTTTTATAGTTGTCCCCGATACTTGGACCTTCCTCGACAAGACCGCTTTCAATCATCCGCTCGCAAGCAAAGCTTCTCCCACGACGCCAAAGAGACCTGTCGGGACTGTCTCCGAATATGACGATGCCATGGCTCGCTTCACCTCCACAAGGAAACGGAACCCGCCTCCGAGCGGCACCGCGCCTGCGACACCCGTGTCCCTGGCCCCAACCTCCGCAAGTGGCTCCAACAAGAGACGGTCTCCTAGCCCTACTCAAACACCGTCAAAGCGGCCGCGGCTTTCCCCTATTTCATCAACCATTGTCGCTGCCTGCGACACCGACGACTCCGTCTCACAAGACAGCtatgatggcgtcgacggcccaaGTGTCGGCCCGCCCGCAACTCAGAATGTACCTGACTCTGCATCATCCAAGACGTCAACGTCCGACCCGTCCCGACCTCAACGTGTTCGCCAGCCTCCAAAGAAATTTCAAGGACCCGCTCGAATCACCGAAGGGCAAGACCATGGAAACAAACCGCTATCTCAGAAGAAATGA